The following coding sequences lie in one Babylonia areolata isolate BAREFJ2019XMU chromosome 7, ASM4173473v1, whole genome shotgun sequence genomic window:
- the LOC143283678 gene encoding uncharacterized protein LOC143283678: protein MSTSNRNLKMLRTIGTLLLLCLSGVVLRAAQVQGECEHNLQHSQANCSNRNLSKVPWGLHHNIETLDLSNNRFRELTALDFKKYSNLRVLLLRNNSLHRLDPNALANLKHLHTLDLAQNHLTAVPTVMLAKVPSLFTLSLASNKIMLVSDYAFQDLTNLKTLDLRGNGIGELEPNALFNLSKLQKLHLEHNSLSSLPRDMFELLPADLLEVHLHNNRWICDCKIRWMHQWMANGTSAVWQHPGEAILCQGPSISGGKPVSTIPLDELACKVEMRKSGSTQFVSKGEEAVMECQFFSIPTASPIWWKNGERINLESQPDKYTTTTEGSPLTVSKLHVKDFQYEDIAAYECLAENVRGSASTIFKVTLRGVAFDSVVHAPVSASSSAGVDTKSIVVAVAVVCGIILIIVLSVLIFCCVAHIRRREQEKRDAVVENVKKHFLTNGETGPKEQSEEDKSEMDKSKLDQFNDDTNSESTRTNDTNTTQPKQSLEMEYPHDKEPLYTFQQPNSPFNNGNTYVSFGSEMTEPESLQMYPKANSTVRYDGSHTESTTPLLDRYTPSVFDSDDPFNDSLQYPVYEAATLYYPKRNHFPGVNGSVPPLTPGSTRSSTRSTTFIPASTGRYPDYPDYREMRYPYNISPEQHMLASKKSMSVGNLGYQPAPRKPPRTFHSREYVEMNPHDTSGSASDYMTVPQQGYHYGIKPGTPV from the exons ATGTCCACCAGCAACAGAAACCTCAAAATGCTGCGCACCATTGGCactttgctgctgctgtgtctgAGCGGTGTTGTTCTGAGAGCAGCACAGGTTCAGGGAGAGTGCGAGCACAACCTGCAGCACTCGCAGGCCAACTGCAGCAACCGGAACCTGAGCAAGGTCCCGTGGGGCCTGCACCACAACATTGAGACGCTGGACCTCAGCAATAACAG GTTCCGGGAGCTGACAGCGCTGGACTTCAAGAAGTACAGCAACCTGCGCGTGCTGCTGCTGCGCAACAACTCCCTGCACAGACTGGACCCCAATGCCCTGGCAAACCTCAAGCACCTGCACACCCTGGACCTGGCTCAGAACCACCTGACGGCCGTGCCCACAGTCATGCTGGCCAAGGTCCCCAGCCTCTTCACCCTCAGCTTGGCCAGCAACAAGATCATGCTGGTGTCGGACTATGCCTTTCAGGACCTCACCAACCTCAAGACTCTGGACCTCAGAGGGAACGGGATAGGGGAGCTGGAGCCCAATGCTCTGTTCAACCTGAGTAAACTTCAG AAACTGCACCTTGAGCATAACTCCCTGTCCTCGCTGCCACGAGACATGTTTGAGCTCCTGCCTGCAGATCTGCTGGAAGTCCATCTGCACAACAACCGCTGGATCTGCGACTGCAAAATCCGGTGGATGCACCAGTGGATGGCGAATGGCACCAGCGCCGTCTGGCAGCACCCTGGTGAAGCCATCCTGTGTCAGGGACCCTCAATTTCAGGGGGCAAACCAGTGTCTACAATTCCATTGGATGAGCTGGCTTGCAAGGTGGAGATGAGAAAAAGTGGATCCACTCAGTTTGTGAGCAAAGGGGAGGAAGCAGTGATGGAGTGTCAGTTCTTCTCCATCCCAACAGCCAGCCCTATCTGGTGGAAAAACGGTGAGCGCATCAACTTGGAGTCTCAGCCAGACAAGTACACCACGACCACAGAAGGGTCTCCATTGACAGTGAGCAAGCTTCACGTCAAGGATTTCCAGTATGAAGACATCGCAGCTTACGAGTGCCTGGCTGAAAATGTGCGTGGGTCAGCCTCGACCATCTTCAAAGTGACACTGAGAGGGGTTGCATTTGATTCTGTTGTTCATGCCCCTGTTTCAGCTTCCTCCTCTGCAGGGGTGGATACTAAAAGCATCGTGGTGGCCGTGGCAGTGGTGTGTGGGATTATTCTCATCATTGTTCTCAGTGTGCTCATCTTTTGTTGTGTTGCCCACATAAGGCGGCGTGAACAGGAAAAGCGAGATGCTGTTGTGGAAAATGTGAAAAAGCATTTCCTGACAAACGGTGAGACGGGCCCCAAAGAACAGAGCGAGGAGGACAAGTCGGAGATGGACAAATCCAAGCTGGACCAGTTCAACGATGACACAAACTCAGAATCCACCAGAACCAATGACACAAACACCACTCAACCGAAGCAGTCACTAGAAATGGAGTATCCTCATGATAAAGAACCTCTGTACACGTTTCAACAACCCAATTCACCTTTTAACAATGGAAACACATACGTTTCCTTTGGCAGTGAAATGACAGAACCCGAGTCCTTACAAATGTACCCCAAAGCCAACAGCACTGTGAGATACGATGGGTCACACACTGAGTCCACCACACCCTTGCTGGACAGGTACACACCCTCTGTGTTTGATTCTGACGACCCTTTCAATGATTCCCTTCAGTATCCAGTCTATGAGGCTGCTACCCTGTATTACCCCAAACGGAACCATTTCCCTGGAGTGAATGGCTCCGTGCCTCCCCTCACCCCTGGGAGTACCCGGTCCAGCACCCGATCCACCACCTTCATCCCTGCCAGCACTGGCCGCTACCCAGATTACCCAGACTACCGGGAAATGAGGTACCCCTATAATATAAGCCCGGAGCAGCACATGCTAGCCTCAAAGAAAAGCATGTCTGTGGGAAACCTGGGGTACCAGCCTGCTCCCCGCAAACCTCCAAGGACTTTTCATTCCCGGGAGTACGTTGAGATGAATCCCCATGACACAAGTGGTAGTGCTAGTGACTATATGACTGTTCCCCAGCAGGGCTATCACTACGGGATAAAGCCTGGAACACCGGTGTGA